The following are encoded together in the Acinetobacter radioresistens DSM 6976 = NBRC 102413 = CIP 103788 genome:
- a CDS encoding phage antirepressor KilAC domain-containing protein, producing MSNLITEHINPLSNQEKSSPDFSLSMSAKLLKLSPKVFIELLYRNKFIFKRSKQTAWESYQNIVDREILCHRVINIKHSTGIVVPHLQVRVTLKGLTYFKNRFCS from the coding sequence ATGAGTAATCTTATCACAGAACATATAAATCCATTGTCAAATCAAGAAAAATCATCACCTGATTTTTCACTGAGTATGTCAGCAAAACTTCTAAAGTTATCTCCTAAAGTATTTATTGAACTTTTATACAGGAATAAATTTATTTTTAAACGAAGTAAGCAAACTGCATGGGAGTCATATCAAAATATTGTAGATAGAGAAATCTTATGCCATCGAGTAATAAACATAAAACACTCTACAGGCATAGTAGTTCCACATTTACAAGTTAGAGTCACTTTAAAAGGTCTAACATACTTTAAGAATAGATTTTGCTCTTAA
- the csy2 gene encoding type I-F CRISPR-associated protein Csy2 translates to MSRYVVIPRMRVQNANIQTNGLLLGGVPLFAANMFAHHLARQLGTQEQGIIYIHHDQQRLGGQAYGRFTPAQRRAATYINMQDYIGKKSAKRPILSLQPTASCHLEFSLIIKFSSSRISPEKLTNILKRSRFAGGQIIEFLEITIYAENELENALKKIKTGFAILDRQDLLIEYQQRKQINRVQAFTQLLALKADALRTFFNDPNLSWISATNLGYALLEPLTDQRAGIRQAQDQETTAHAYAEPLTGIVQYFSLGEILRKNTEAEDDTWHNLQKLLWTYHWPQDDIFLLKQNCINA, encoded by the coding sequence ATGAGTCGTTATGTCGTGATTCCTCGTATGCGAGTACAAAATGCAAATATACAAACCAATGGCCTGTTATTAGGTGGTGTGCCTTTGTTTGCAGCCAATATGTTTGCACATCATTTAGCAAGACAATTAGGCACTCAAGAACAAGGCATTATTTATATTCATCATGACCAACAGCGTTTAGGCGGACAAGCTTATGGGCGCTTTACGCCTGCTCAACGCAGAGCTGCAACATATATAAATATGCAAGATTATATTGGTAAAAAATCAGCCAAACGTCCAATATTGTCTTTACAGCCAACAGCATCTTGTCATTTAGAGTTTAGCCTTATTATCAAATTTTCTAGCTCTCGGATTAGTCCAGAAAAACTAACAAACATACTTAAACGTAGCCGTTTCGCTGGTGGACAAATTATCGAGTTTTTAGAAATTACGATATATGCTGAAAATGAATTAGAAAATGCCTTAAAGAAAATCAAAACTGGGTTTGCCATTTTAGACCGACAAGATTTGCTTATTGAGTATCAGCAGCGTAAACAAATTAATCGAGTTCAGGCATTTACCCAACTGTTGGCATTAAAAGCAGATGCACTTAGAACGTTCTTTAATGACCCAAATTTAAGTTGGATATCGGCAACTAATTTGGGGTACGCCCTACTTGAGCCACTCACAGACCAACGAGCAGGTATTCGCCAAGCACAAGATCAGGAAACTACAGCACATGCCTATGCAGAACCGCTTACCGGCATTGTTCAGTATTTTTCTTTAGGCGAGATTCTAAGGAAAAATACCGAGGCTGAGGATGACACTTGGCATAACTTGCAAAAACTATTGTGGACCTACCACTGGCCGCAAGACGACATTTTTCTTTTAAAACAAAATTGCATTAATGCATAA
- the csy3 gene encoding type I-F CRISPR-associated protein Csy3 has translation MTIFKKLPGSLSLQRGTVVSDGAFFNLFEDGKQEPLHVMYHGIRGTQNVAGNKEKGAATGNSLAREVTNIQLTESAKLQPKAKLLVKWDFRFIDLSYVLFASASKAGADKSEEYNFRQAFLSFVNRAKESDGLKEVVRRYVRNIVNGRWLWRNRIVAESITIQVTAQDHPETLSFDALSYNLKSFDQPSEQEQKLADILLKGITGESTSAALHIEAIVDFGMGGVEVFPSQNYLEEKPKGFSRSLYQLTPKKPDHKANDNQYLGQAALRDQKIGNALRTIDTWYPLFKENDEKPIAVEPNGANLEGQIFYRVGKDKVSAFDILKEIDELDVNSDKGMFLIACLIRGGVYSEGE, from the coding sequence ATGACAATTTTTAAGAAATTACCAGGTAGCCTTTCTTTACAACGCGGCACGGTGGTGAGTGATGGGGCTTTTTTCAACTTATTTGAAGATGGTAAACAAGAACCTTTACACGTGATGTATCACGGTATTCGAGGCACTCAAAATGTCGCAGGTAATAAAGAAAAAGGAGCAGCAACAGGTAATTCTCTGGCTCGCGAAGTCACCAATATTCAGTTGACCGAATCTGCAAAATTACAACCTAAAGCCAAACTTTTGGTGAAATGGGACTTTCGTTTTATTGACTTGAGCTATGTACTGTTTGCAAGTGCTTCTAAAGCTGGTGCTGACAAAAGCGAAGAATATAATTTCCGCCAAGCTTTCTTAAGTTTTGTAAATCGCGCCAAAGAAAGCGATGGACTTAAAGAAGTTGTGCGTCGTTATGTACGTAATATCGTGAATGGCCGTTGGTTATGGCGTAATCGTATTGTCGCTGAAAGCATTACCATTCAAGTGACTGCTCAGGACCACCCTGAAACATTGAGTTTTGATGCACTTTCTTACAACCTTAAGAGTTTTGATCAACCGTCTGAACAAGAACAAAAACTAGCAGATATTTTGTTAAAAGGAATTACAGGTGAATCCACAAGTGCTGCCTTGCATATTGAAGCGATTGTTGACTTCGGAATGGGCGGTGTAGAAGTTTTCCCTTCTCAAAATTACCTAGAAGAGAAACCAAAAGGTTTCTCCCGATCTTTATATCAATTAACACCGAAAAAACCAGACCACAAAGCCAATGACAACCAATATCTAGGTCAAGCTGCATTACGTGACCAAAAAATCGGAAATGCACTAAGAACAATTGATACCTGGTATCCACTGTTTAAAGAAAACGATGAAAAGCCAATTGCAGTAGAACCTAATGGGGCAAATTTAGAAGGACAGATTTTCTATCGCGTGGGTAAAGATAAAGTTTCTGCATTCGATATTTTAAAAGAAATTGATGAACTGGATGTAAACAGCGACAAAGGCATGTTCCTGATTGCATGTTTAATTCGTGGTGGCGTGTACTCCGAGGGTGAATAA
- a CDS encoding type I-F CRISPR-associated endoribonuclease Cas6/Csy4: MDANYYLDIRVLESSDDTDLKLGHIRNQIYTVIHGAFRKLPAHYALALEISDKLKAKQEQFEKKHGRSAKPNFDILRIFAEKQDDLDELIEAIKGHWKIRDYTVLGAAIAVPTAKISGWKSYRKFRIPTQKTERTKLSHQNEPLRDRRLKTAKGMPFFQVVSSTGHGFTVIIDVQDSENAGYGLPDSYGLARKESPFALPVF, from the coding sequence ATGGATGCCAATTACTATCTGGATATCCGTGTTCTTGAATCATCAGATGATACGGATTTAAAACTTGGTCATATTCGTAATCAAATTTACACCGTGATTCATGGTGCATTTCGAAAACTACCTGCGCATTACGCGCTTGCGTTGGAGATATCCGATAAATTGAAAGCGAAGCAGGAACAGTTTGAAAAAAAACATGGTCGTTCAGCTAAACCTAACTTTGATATTTTGCGAATTTTTGCAGAAAAGCAGGATGATTTAGATGAGTTAATCGAGGCAATTAAAGGACACTGGAAAATTCGCGACTATACCGTTTTAGGTGCCGCAATTGCTGTTCCTACTGCCAAAATTTCTGGTTGGAAAAGTTATCGTAAGTTTCGTATTCCAACTCAGAAAACTGAACGTACAAAGCTTTCTCATCAAAATGAACCTTTAAGAGATAGACGCTTAAAAACTGCCAAAGGAATGCCCTTCTTTCAGGTGGTCAGCAGTACAGGTCATGGTTTTACAGTAATTATTGATGTGCAGGACAGCGAAAATGCGGGATACGGACTACCAGATAGCTATGGGCTTGCTCGTAAGGAAAGTCCTTTTGCCCTACCCGTTTTTTAA
- the cas1f gene encoding type I-F CRISPR-associated endonuclease Cas1f — MSQLRQERSRPLMLSKRACVFYLERVRVVLKDDRIVYLTENSQPVEYFYNIPEKNTAFLLLGKGSSLTDAAARRLAESNVMVGFCGSGGSPLFSSLDLTFLAPQSEYRPTEYMQIWMKAWLEDDARLLMAKILLLERIALVSQSWKKNFDLIQSGIYIDENALNTFKQDIDRSENQQELLAAEGRWAKTLYKQLAKGFGVEFIRDEGKNSHDTIADIANSYLDHGNYIAYGYAAVALNGMGISFALPILHGKTRRGGLVFDLADLVKDAFVMPIAFTCAAKGLNQKEFRMQLIETCQDKDILDYMFGFITDICSKIK; from the coding sequence ATGAGTCAACTCCGTCAGGAACGCAGCCGCCCACTTATGCTTTCAAAGCGTGCCTGCGTTTTTTATTTAGAGAGAGTTCGTGTCGTTTTAAAAGATGATCGAATTGTTTACTTGACGGAGAACTCACAGCCTGTGGAATATTTTTATAATATTCCAGAGAAAAACACAGCCTTTTTACTACTTGGTAAAGGTAGTTCATTAACAGATGCGGCTGCCAGACGTTTAGCAGAATCTAATGTCATGGTTGGGTTTTGCGGTTCTGGCGGCTCCCCTTTATTTTCATCCTTAGACTTAACATTTTTAGCGCCTCAAAGTGAATATCGTCCCACTGAATATATGCAAATCTGGATGAAAGCATGGCTAGAAGATGATGCACGATTACTCATGGCAAAAATATTATTACTCGAACGTATTGCCCTCGTATCACAATCATGGAAAAAAAATTTTGATTTGATTCAATCTGGTATTTATATTGATGAGAATGCTTTAAACACATTTAAACAAGATATTGATCGTTCAGAAAATCAACAAGAATTACTTGCAGCCGAAGGTCGTTGGGCCAAAACGTTATACAAGCAACTTGCTAAAGGCTTTGGTGTTGAGTTCATTCGCGATGAAGGAAAAAATTCTCATGATACTATTGCTGATATAGCCAACAGTTATCTCGATCATGGAAACTATATTGCCTACGGCTATGCGGCAGTTGCTTTAAATGGAATGGGAATTAGCTTTGCTCTCCCTATTTTGCACGGTAAAACACGTCGTGGGGGTCTAGTCTTTGACCTAGCTGATCTAGTGAAAGATGCTTTTGTGATGCCAATTGCTTTTACATGTGCAGCAAAAGGATTAAATCAAAAAGAATTCCGAATGCAGCTTATTGAAACATGCCAAGACAAAGATATTTTAGATTACATGTTTGGCTTCATTACTGACATATGTAGTAAAATTAAATAA